The Brasilonema sennae CENA114 genome includes a region encoding these proteins:
- a CDS encoding protochlorophyllide reductase, which produces MEQHQKPTVVITGASSGVGLQAARSLSQKGWYVIMACRNIPKTENAAQSLGMSPDSYTIIHLDLASLDSVRQFVNSFRESGRSLDALVCNAAVYLPLLKEPLYSPDGYELSVATNHLGHFLLCNLMLEDLKNSGAKEPRLVILGTVTANPKELGGKIPIPAPPDLGDLQGFEAGFKAPISMINNKKFKSGKAYKDSKLCNVLTMRELHRRYHESTDIIFSSLYPGCVATTGLFRNHFPLFQKLFPLFQKNITGGFVSEELAGDRVAQVVADPEYNKSGSYWSWGNRQKPNRKSFEQEMSNEALDDKKAQKLWDLSAKLVGLA; this is translated from the coding sequence ATGGAACAACATCAAAAGCCAACGGTTGTGATCACAGGTGCATCATCAGGAGTCGGTTTGCAAGCGGCGAGATCGCTTTCCCAAAAGGGATGGTATGTGATTATGGCTTGTCGAAATATCCCGAAAACAGAAAACGCGGCTCAAAGCTTAGGAATGTCGCCTGACAGCTATACAATCATACATCTGGATCTAGCTAGCTTAGACAGTGTTCGCCAGTTTGTGAACAGCTTTAGGGAAAGCGGTAGATCCTTGGATGCTTTGGTGTGCAATGCTGCAGTTTATCTGCCTTTATTAAAAGAACCTTTGTACAGCCCAGACGGATATGAATTGAGCGTTGCTACGAATCACCTCGGACATTTCCTTTTGTGTAACCTTATGCTAGAGGATCTGAAAAACTCAGGTGCGAAAGAGCCTCGACTCGTCATTTTGGGCACTGTGACAGCTAATCCTAAGGAGTTGGGAGGTAAGATTCCGATTCCAGCGCCTCCAGACTTGGGCGATCTCCAAGGCTTTGAAGCAGGTTTCAAAGCGCCTATCTCAATGATTAACAACAAGAAGTTTAAATCCGGTAAGGCATACAAGGATAGCAAACTCTGCAATGTGTTGACCATGCGCGAGCTGCATCGGCGCTATCATGAGTCAACGGATATCATATTCAGTTCTCTGTATCCCGGATGTGTAGCAACAACAGGCTTGTTCCGCAACCACTTTCCCCTGTTCCAGAAACTATTCCCACTTTTCCAGAAGAACATCACAGGGGGGTTTGTGTCTGAGGAATTGGCGGGCGATCGCGTCGCCCAAGTCGTAGCTGATCCTGAATACAACAAATCTGGTTCCTATTGGAGTTGGGGGAATCGACAAAAGCCCAATCGCAAGTCTTTTGAGCAAGAGATGTCTAATGAGGCGCTAGACGATAAAAAAGCTCAAAAACTTTGGGATTTAAGCGCCAAGTTGGTTGGATTGGCGTAA
- a CDS encoding FAD-dependent oxidoreductase, whose amino-acid sequence METPPPSLPSKIDLAIIGAGPHALTLITHLLQKRQTMRGRFMVLDPSGSWIRRWQHQFAGFEIPHLRSPAVHHPDPNPFALRKFAESRSHELFAPYDLPGTKLFEDFCFDVIRRFQLENQVYTSAVTRIEPLPHPIHPQFRLWLQDGHTLTARRVVLATGNGKLQIPDWLKEIPSGYPQDKLFHSQTVDLGKLRLTGERVLIVGGGLTSGHLAVGAISRGAKVHLMIRRHLQEKLFDAEPGWLGPKYLKGFFEELDFEKRFSMIQQARNGGSMTPAMVFQLRREMRSGNLRIDENCQVLKAEWLGKTWIVKCGDGSEYECDSIWLSTGTRFDVTAEPLLTEILQTYPIPIVNGLPVLDTHLGWQGCELFLMGGLAALQVGPTARNLSGARMTSEKIVPAIIKPRIALSYARSA is encoded by the coding sequence ATGGAAACTCCTCCACCATCCCTTCCCAGTAAAATTGATCTAGCAATTATTGGTGCTGGACCTCACGCTCTTACTTTAATCACCCATCTGCTGCAAAAACGGCAGACTATGCGGGGTAGATTTATGGTACTTGACCCCAGTGGCAGCTGGATAAGGCGATGGCAACATCAATTTGCAGGTTTTGAAATTCCTCACTTGCGTTCCCCTGCAGTTCATCATCCTGATCCTAATCCGTTTGCTTTGCGGAAATTTGCGGAATCGCGTTCTCATGAGTTGTTTGCTCCCTACGATTTGCCAGGAACTAAATTATTTGAAGATTTTTGCTTTGATGTCATTCGCCGCTTCCAATTAGAAAATCAAGTTTATACCAGTGCAGTAACTCGTATTGAACCTTTGCCTCACCCGATTCATCCACAATTTCGCTTATGGTTGCAAGACGGACATACCTTGACTGCGCGGCGGGTGGTGCTGGCAACTGGTAACGGAAAACTTCAAATACCAGATTGGCTAAAAGAGATTCCGTCAGGATATCCCCAGGATAAACTTTTTCATTCACAAACAGTGGATTTAGGTAAATTGCGATTGACAGGTGAAAGAGTATTGATTGTAGGTGGTGGGTTGACAAGTGGACATTTAGCAGTCGGTGCGATTTCTCGTGGTGCAAAAGTTCATCTGATGATACGACGACACTTGCAAGAAAAACTTTTTGACGCTGAACCGGGTTGGTTGGGACCAAAGTATCTCAAAGGGTTTTTTGAAGAGTTGGATTTTGAAAAGCGCTTTTCTATGATTCAGCAAGCGCGTAATGGTGGTTCTATGACGCCTGCGATGGTGTTTCAACTACGCCGAGAAATGCGTAGCGGGAACTTGAGAATTGATGAAAATTGCCAAGTGCTGAAAGCTGAGTGGTTGGGTAAGACTTGGATAGTGAAGTGTGGTGATGGTAGCGAATATGAGTGCGATAGCATTTGGTTATCAACAGGAACCCGCTTCGATGTAACTGCTGAACCACTACTGACTGAAATCTTACAAACTTACCCAATTCCGATAGTTAATGGCTTGCCCGTTTTGGATACTCATCTGGGTTGGCAAGGTTGCGAATTATTTCTGATGGGTGGGTTAGCTGCTTTGCAAGTAGGACCAACAGCGCGCAATCTATCAGGTGCGAGAATGACGAGTGAGAAGATTGTGCCAGCGATTATCAAACCACGTATTGCGCTTTCTTATGCCAGAAGTGCTTGA
- the cydB gene encoding cytochrome d ubiquinol oxidase subunit II gives METLEYFLPQVWFVVLALFLLLYVTLDGFDLGVGILSLTSKDQERRGILMTSLSNIWDANETWLVLMGGGLFGAFPLAYGTILNALYIPIFVMIFGFIFRAVAFEFRELSNRKLFWDFAFGAGSFVAALGQGFSLGAVLKGIAVDEAGHFIGTSWDWLSWQSVLVALTLIQAYVLIGSTYLVWKTTEELQTNHYRTAKIAAWTTLIGAIFITISTPIFYESVRMRLFQQPLVYIFAVIPILGVLLIWQLLQSLNRKEERAPFLWTILLFVLTFLGLGLIVFPYIIPVKITIYEASADPSSLVIMIIFIGFLIPIMLFYNLYQYIVFRGKVTGGHYEG, from the coding sequence ATGGAGACGCTAGAGTATTTTCTGCCCCAGGTATGGTTTGTGGTTTTAGCCTTATTCTTGTTGCTGTATGTGACGCTAGATGGATTTGACTTAGGGGTAGGTATCTTATCTCTAACTTCAAAAGATCAAGAACGTCGTGGCATTTTAATGACAAGTTTGAGCAACATTTGGGATGCGAATGAAACTTGGCTGGTTCTTATGGGAGGAGGTCTTTTTGGAGCATTCCCGCTTGCTTATGGCACAATTCTCAATGCGCTTTACATCCCAATTTTTGTTATGATATTTGGGTTTATCTTTCGGGCTGTAGCGTTTGAGTTTCGGGAGCTATCAAACCGAAAACTCTTTTGGGATTTTGCCTTTGGTGCAGGGAGTTTTGTTGCAGCACTTGGTCAAGGTTTCTCCCTTGGTGCTGTGCTAAAAGGGATTGCTGTTGATGAGGCTGGTCACTTTATTGGGACATCTTGGGATTGGCTGAGTTGGCAGTCTGTACTGGTAGCTCTGACTTTAATTCAAGCATATGTCCTTATTGGCTCAACTTATCTGGTTTGGAAAACGACAGAGGAGTTGCAAACAAATCACTACAGAACTGCTAAAATTGCAGCTTGGACTACATTAATTGGTGCCATTTTCATCACAATTTCAACACCAATATTTTATGAAAGTGTAAGGATGCGGTTGTTTCAGCAGCCACTCGTTTACATCTTTGCCGTTATTCCAATATTAGGAGTTCTGCTCATTTGGCAACTTCTCCAAAGCTTAAACCGTAAAGAAGAAAGAGCACCTTTTCTCTGGACAATTCTTCTTTTCGTTCTCACATTTCTGGGACTGGGGTTGATTGTTTTCCCCTATATCATTCCAGTGAAGATTACCATCTATGAAGCATCTGCTGACCCCAGTTCGCTTGTTATTATGATTATCTTCATTGGCTTCCTCATCCCCATCATGCTGTTCTATAACCTTTACCAGTACATTGTTTTCCGGGGCAAAGTGACTGGCGGTCATTACGAGGGTTAA
- a CDS encoding cytochrome ubiquinol oxidase subunit I: protein MEFLSDSVVLSRMQFALTALFHMLWPVLTTGMGIYLVIVEGVWLKTRNPDYYYHARFWSKFYVLNFGIGVATGIPMEFQFGTNWSRFSEAAGNFFGSVIGFEASWAFMLEAAFLGIMLFGWERVNPIIHYVSTILVAVGANLSTLWILTANSWMQTPAGGELVNGKFIVHDYFAAIANPFMKNSVLHMFFATLETSLFVIGGISAWYILNRRHEAFFSKSLKIALAAAIAVAPLQIYIGHLSGEQVYHYQPSKLAAMEAQWETTPAGQSADWSLLAIPNDKAQKNDWEITVPNALGYILEFKQKLTYPVRGLSEWKPEDRPHMIGLIYYAFRIMIGIGFFFAGLMLLSVLQWLRGKLSAENITQQRWLMRAWVFAAPLGYIAVDSGWIVRCVGRQPWIVYGQIRTVDGASNIPASNVLASLTGFTVVYSILFVAVLYFGSRIIRRGPNLELPLPGLEPDEPAVDTTPAEFVPDDRPVEAEQ, encoded by the coding sequence GTGGAATTTTTGTCGGATTCAGTTGTGCTATCACGTATGCAGTTTGCCCTAACTGCATTATTCCATATGCTCTGGCCTGTCCTAACCACAGGTATGGGAATTTATCTGGTTATTGTTGAGGGGGTGTGGCTGAAAACTCGTAATCCTGACTACTACTACCATGCCCGTTTTTGGTCTAAGTTTTACGTCCTGAATTTTGGGATTGGTGTCGCAACGGGCATCCCAATGGAGTTTCAATTTGGCACCAATTGGTCACGCTTTTCCGAAGCAGCTGGTAACTTTTTTGGCAGTGTGATTGGGTTTGAAGCTTCTTGGGCATTTATGCTAGAAGCTGCTTTCTTGGGTATTATGCTGTTTGGTTGGGAACGCGTCAATCCTATCATTCACTACGTTTCTACCATCCTGGTTGCAGTTGGCGCAAACTTATCAACTCTGTGGATTTTAACTGCAAACTCTTGGATGCAAACCCCAGCTGGTGGGGAACTTGTTAATGGTAAGTTTATTGTTCATGATTATTTTGCGGCGATCGCCAACCCGTTCATGAAAAACAGTGTCCTCCATATGTTCTTTGCCACATTGGAGACTTCTTTGTTTGTCATTGGTGGAATTAGCGCTTGGTATATTCTCAATCGTCGTCACGAAGCTTTCTTTTCCAAGTCTTTGAAGATAGCATTGGCTGCGGCGATCGCCGTTGCACCATTGCAGATTTACATCGGGCATTTGAGTGGTGAACAAGTCTATCACTACCAACCTTCAAAACTTGCTGCAATGGAAGCGCAGTGGGAAACGACACCTGCTGGACAATCTGCAGATTGGAGTTTGCTCGCTATACCCAACGACAAAGCACAGAAAAATGACTGGGAAATTACCGTTCCCAATGCCCTTGGATATATTCTGGAATTTAAGCAAAAACTCACATACCCAGTACGCGGATTGAGTGAGTGGAAACCAGAAGACCGTCCTCACATGATTGGTCTAATTTACTACGCTTTCCGCATCATGATTGGGATTGGGTTTTTCTTCGCCGGATTAATGCTATTGAGTGTCTTGCAGTGGTTACGTGGTAAACTCTCTGCTGAGAATATTACTCAACAGCGTTGGCTGATGCGTGCGTGGGTTTTTGCGGCTCCTTTAGGATACATAGCCGTAGACTCCGGCTGGATTGTGCGTTGTGTGGGACGACAGCCGTGGATTGTTTACGGGCAGATTCGCACGGTTGATGGGGCATCCAATATACCTGCTAGCAATGTCTTAGCCTCACTCACTGGCTTTACTGTTGTCTACAGCATTTTGTTTGTTGCGGTTTTGTACTTTGGTAGCCGCATTATTCGCAGAGGTCCAAATTTAGAACTTCCTCTGCCAGGTCTAGAACCCGATGAACCCGCTGTGGACACCACTCCAGCAGAGTTTGTGCCAGATGATCGTCCTGTTGAAGCAGAACAGTAA
- a CDS encoding carbonic anhydrase, protein MDRRTLLKLFGFGALEISFGASFPSLASAAVGKEVNWGYIGESGSQNWGNLSPEFQLCKTGIQQSPIDLQGAVAAGLSPIEIDYKQTPLRIVNNGHTIQVNYEPGSSIKLDDQTYNLVQFHFHDPSEHTIDKKPFDMELHLVHRNEAGALAVIGVLLKQGQHNAALQPIWDAFPNRNEPEQLVKTVKVNAEQFLPKDRKVYRYFGSLTTPPCSQGVNWIVMQQPIEISQNQVQRFADLISIDARPVQPLNNRFVLRSS, encoded by the coding sequence ATGGATAGACGAACCTTACTTAAACTCTTTGGATTTGGGGCGTTGGAAATTTCGTTCGGTGCCAGTTTCCCATCGTTGGCGTCTGCGGCTGTTGGAAAGGAAGTTAACTGGGGCTATATCGGAGAAAGCGGTTCCCAGAATTGGGGCAACCTGTCTCCCGAATTTCAACTGTGCAAAACGGGAATCCAGCAATCGCCAATTGATTTGCAGGGAGCGGTCGCAGCGGGACTGTCACCGATTGAAATTGATTATAAGCAAACTCCTCTACGAATCGTCAATAACGGTCATACCATCCAAGTGAACTATGAACCAGGAAGCTCAATTAAGCTGGACGATCAGACCTATAATCTGGTGCAATTTCACTTCCATGACCCCAGTGAACACACCATTGATAAAAAACCATTTGACATGGAACTGCATCTAGTGCATCGCAATGAGGCTGGTGCATTAGCTGTGATTGGAGTGTTATTGAAGCAGGGACAACACAATGCTGCCTTGCAACCGATCTGGGACGCATTCCCAAATCGCAACGAACCGGAGCAACTAGTGAAGACAGTGAAGGTAAATGCAGAGCAATTTTTACCAAAAGACCGAAAGGTTTACCGCTACTTTGGCTCTCTGACGACGCCACCCTGCTCCCAAGGAGTGAACTGGATTGTGATGCAGCAGCCTATTGAAATCTCACAAAATCAAGTCCAACGATTTGCTGACTTAATATCCATTGATGCCAGACCTGTGCAACCCCTAAACAATCGCTTTGTGTTGCGTTCAAGTTGA
- a CDS encoding caspase family protein produces MSKHDFNRSFAIILGINNYENGIPKLETAAPDAFKLAQIIQDQHTHLKQQYQAQNKYQVQLLLNQRVTLKKLRELIENFKKGQIFLDNKKVTVTKDDRVLFYFAGHGIALEALDNQEGPVGYLVPQKVLQRNRCEECAITSLSFNQDGSQLVSVAQNGITHLWNLSNNQSRQFQIPQNKIIKAGFQRNGQLLFFTTTPDGKTVSVFDSLSRKLGQTKKLEAEVDGVVLSPNLEQAVIVYGSSTTTVASESSLWNWQKNELQKLPGQNFETHFSRDSNKLAATGFNDGTIRLWDLNTKNMREIKAHNGNINSLNFRSDGKVFATASADGTLRLWTLQEQQPDQLQELAQLLPKVNSLTFNRNGTLIATQAVDRTIHLLNVSNKQEKQSSRSL; encoded by the coding sequence ATGTCAAAACATGATTTTAACCGTAGTTTCGCTATCATTCTCGGTATTAATAATTATGAAAATGGCATCCCAAAGCTAGAAACGGCAGCTCCAGATGCTTTCAAACTAGCTCAAATTATCCAAGATCAACATACACATCTCAAACAGCAATATCAAGCGCAAAATAAGTATCAAGTCCAGTTGCTATTAAATCAACGCGTTACCCTCAAAAAGCTTAGGGAATTAATTGAAAATTTTAAAAAAGGACAGATATTTCTGGACAACAAAAAAGTGACGGTAACTAAAGACGATCGCGTCCTCTTTTACTTTGCTGGACATGGAATCGCTTTGGAAGCTTTAGACAATCAAGAGGGACCCGTGGGTTATCTCGTTCCTCAAAAAGTATTACAAAGAAATCGATGCGAAGAATGTGCGATTACAAGCCTCAGTTTTAACCAAGATGGCAGTCAACTTGTGAGCGTTGCCCAAAACGGTATTACCCATTTATGGAATTTATCTAACAACCAATCTCGGCAATTTCAGATACCTCAAAACAAAATCATCAAAGCAGGTTTCCAACGCAATGGTCAGTTATTGTTCTTTACTACAACTCCAGATGGTAAAACTGTGAGTGTATTTGACTCCTTGTCGCGAAAGTTAGGTCAAACCAAAAAACTGGAAGCAGAGGTTGATGGAGTAGTCCTGAGTCCCAATCTTGAGCAAGCCGTAATTGTCTACGGTTCATCTACAACCACCGTGGCTAGTGAAAGTTCTTTGTGGAATTGGCAAAAAAACGAGTTGCAAAAGTTGCCAGGTCAGAACTTCGAGACTCACTTTAGCCGAGATAGTAACAAGCTTGCTGCTACAGGATTCAATGACGGTACTATACGCTTATGGGACTTGAACACTAAGAATATGAGGGAAATCAAAGCACATAATGGTAATATCAACAGTCTCAATTTTCGCTCAGATGGTAAAGTTTTTGCTACTGCGAGTGCTGATGGTACTCTTCGTCTTTGGACTTTGCAAGAACAACAGCCAGATCAATTGCAAGAACTTGCACAACTTCTACCCAAAGTTAACAGTCTCACATTTAACCGAAATGGCACACTCATAGCAACTCAAGCTGTAGATAGAACTATCCACTTGTTAAATGTGTCTAACAAGCAAGAAAAGCAGTCATCCCGATCTTTGTAA
- a CDS encoding caspase family protein: MSKNNFNRSFAIILGINNYENDIPKLETAAPDALKLAQIIQDQHTHLKQQYQAQNQYEVQLLLNQRVTLKKLRELIENFKKGQIFLDNKKVTVTKDDRVLFYFAGHGIADNAMDNEDGPVGYLIPQDATDDKSTYLPMQDLHDALNALPCRHMLAILDCCFAGAFRWGSLKRNIVPKVTVYKERYDRFISDAAWQVITSAADDQKALDSLGQRGTVIDGDEIHSPFAKALFDALRGGPDEGPDFNKDGIITATELYSYLRDQVEILTEKHYKRQTPGFCPLKKHDKGEFIFLLPNFERDKLADAPPLNVENNPYRGLQSYDEKDSSLFFGRENLIKQLYQHVVSEQHALTVVLGASGTGKSSLMKAGFLPRLRHCQEYQFQILQPMRPGENPLQALAQVCSPIATAITAEELAKDEYALATIVENRCKADPKTQLLLPIDQFEELITLCNNDQEREQFQKLIKNAIAKFSKHIDVVVTLRLDFEAQFQNSVLKDFWNDARFVVPPMTQDELREAIEKPASEKVVYFDPPSLVDELINEVVQMPGALPLLSFTLSELYLKYLEQRRDNRALTKEDYKELGRVVGSLTKRANQEYDRLVAEDVAYQNTVRWIMLRMISLQGRELARRQVPKSELVYPDKDETERVNTVIQRLSETRLIVEGSNSQGEPYVEPAHDALVQGWDKMLKWKKDEEENLILQQRLTPAANDWHNEERPESYLWNTNPRLDLLQEVIKNSQENWLNQLEMEFVKSSIVKRDEEDIKDKKQIIRILYRAAEALLAANQKLEALVEAVKAGKELKKLQLKYSFWKDAELCAQVRRTLQKTMYGVKERNRLNIPNDSDKVVFSPNGQLLAIAQVDGTVSLWDRTGKQLSGFKPFNVGGQVWSFSFSPDSQQLITVSTDEVVKWWNLNGQQVGKDLKQPGIINQVMLGSNGRLMIFSDNKLRDLESGTQLAEFPDEGIGYDTFSPDGKLIATGTAGDTISIWNVDSKKKIVEIKDFPFFNSNIPVSISFSPDSKFLAAAGYQDDTVYLWDLKGNQLAKFNANQNGIKDISFSPDGKQLATIGIDATLRIWQNLEGKQLAELSLDDVSEISVSSDGQLLAVSDSQRIILWNLRKRQQVSQFPQQFTDISELHFSADNHLLAVSEYKGTIHLLDLENQQQLDTFKGNDIGYSQGTFTQQNYGLFFQGLSLSKDGNLLAIGGDNTITVRSRNGEQLVTFPEGPAPEEGNIVPNWVQATAFDPSGNLLASSTVGGTVRLWNWKQRKEILPNPIEANTTQTFSVVFSPKGNLIATAGLDGSTNGVRLWNLSGEKLAEFKGHLGKVNQVIFSPDGSLLATAGNDGTARIWDLSGQQLAEFKGFDWVESMAFSPDSKQLVTVGFTYGTNDSPGLWRAALWQIEDLDELLVRGCEWVGDYLKNHPNVDESDRHLCDDVPSTAANPDK, translated from the coding sequence ATGTCAAAAAATAATTTCAACCGTAGTTTCGCTATTATTCTCGGTATTAATAATTATGAAAATGACATCCCAAAGCTGGAAACAGCAGCTCCAGATGCTTTAAAACTAGCTCAAATTATCCAAGATCAACATACACATCTCAAACAGCAATATCAAGCGCAAAATCAGTATGAAGTCCAGTTGCTGTTGAATCAACGCGTTACCCTCAAAAAGCTTAGGGAATTAATTGAAAATTTTAAAAAAGGACAGATATTTCTGGACAACAAAAAAGTCACGGTAACTAAAGACGATCGCGTCCTCTTTTACTTTGCTGGACATGGAATAGCTGACAATGCTATGGATAATGAAGATGGACCAGTAGGTTACCTCATCCCTCAAGATGCCACTGATGATAAAAGCACCTACTTGCCGATGCAAGATTTACATGATGCTTTGAACGCACTTCCGTGTCGGCATATGTTAGCAATTCTAGATTGCTGCTTTGCTGGAGCTTTTCGTTGGGGAAGCCTCAAGCGAAACATTGTGCCCAAAGTCACAGTTTATAAAGAACGCTACGATCGCTTTATTAGTGATGCAGCTTGGCAAGTCATTACTTCAGCGGCTGACGATCAAAAAGCTTTGGATTCTTTGGGACAGCGCGGGACAGTTATCGACGGGGATGAGATTCACTCTCCCTTTGCCAAAGCTCTTTTTGATGCTTTACGTGGGGGACCTGATGAAGGTCCCGACTTTAATAAAGATGGTATCATCACCGCAACTGAGCTTTACTCATATTTGCGGGATCAGGTTGAAATTCTTACAGAAAAACACTACAAGCGACAAACCCCTGGTTTTTGTCCGCTCAAAAAACATGATAAAGGCGAATTCATCTTTTTGTTGCCTAATTTTGAGCGAGATAAATTGGCTGATGCACCACCACTTAACGTAGAAAATAATCCCTACCGAGGATTGCAATCTTACGACGAAAAAGATAGTAGCTTATTTTTTGGAAGAGAAAATCTGATCAAACAGCTTTATCAGCATGTGGTTTCTGAACAGCACGCTTTGACAGTGGTATTGGGTGCTTCTGGAACAGGAAAATCTAGTTTAATGAAAGCTGGTTTTTTACCGCGCTTGCGTCATTGTCAGGAGTATCAGTTTCAGATTTTACAACCGATGCGACCAGGGGAAAATCCCTTGCAAGCACTAGCACAAGTGTGTTCACCAATTGCAACTGCAATCACTGCTGAGGAACTGGCAAAAGATGAATACGCTTTAGCAACTATTGTTGAAAACAGGTGTAAGGCTGACCCCAAAACTCAATTATTACTGCCAATTGACCAGTTTGAAGAGTTGATAACTCTGTGTAATAATGACCAAGAACGAGAACAGTTTCAGAAATTAATTAAAAATGCAATTGCCAAATTTTCAAAACATATCGATGTAGTTGTTACCCTGCGACTCGACTTTGAAGCGCAGTTTCAAAATTCTGTTCTCAAAGACTTTTGGAATGATGCTCGGTTTGTTGTACCACCCATGACTCAGGATGAGTTACGAGAAGCAATTGAGAAACCCGCATCAGAAAAAGTGGTGTACTTTGATCCTCCCAGCTTGGTAGATGAACTTATCAATGAAGTCGTACAAATGCCAGGTGCTTTACCTTTGCTTTCTTTCACCCTTAGTGAATTGTACTTGAAGTATTTGGAACAACGAAGAGATAATCGTGCCTTAACAAAGGAAGATTACAAAGAATTGGGAAGAGTCGTTGGTTCTTTGACTAAGCGTGCTAATCAAGAATATGATCGCTTAGTTGCAGAAGATGTTGCTTATCAAAATACAGTGCGTTGGATCATGCTGCGGATGATTTCATTGCAGGGTAGGGAGTTAGCACGGCGACAGGTTCCCAAGTCGGAACTGGTGTATCCTGATAAGGATGAAACTGAGCGAGTAAATACGGTCATCCAACGTTTGTCTGAAACTCGCTTAATCGTTGAAGGTTCTAATTCTCAAGGTGAACCTTATGTAGAACCAGCCCATGATGCTTTGGTGCAGGGTTGGGATAAGATGCTGAAGTGGAAAAAAGATGAGGAAGAAAATTTAATTTTGCAACAGCGGCTAACGCCTGCGGCTAATGATTGGCACAATGAGGAACGACCTGAAAGTTATCTGTGGAATACTAATCCTCGTCTCGATTTGCTACAAGAGGTGATTAAGAATTCACAGGAGAACTGGCTTAATCAACTAGAGATGGAATTTGTCAAAAGCAGTATTGTCAAAAGAGACGAAGAAGATATTAAGGATAAAAAACAGATTATAAGAATACTCTATAGAGCCGCTGAAGCTCTTTTGGCTGCAAATCAAAAGTTGGAAGCACTAGTTGAAGCTGTCAAGGCGGGAAAAGAACTCAAGAAGTTACAACTTAAGTATTCATTTTGGAAAGATGCTGAACTATGCGCTCAAGTGAGACGAACACTACAAAAGACGATGTATGGAGTCAAAGAACGAAATCGTCTCAACATTCCGAATGATTCAGATAAAGTAGTTTTTAGTCCCAATGGTCAGCTGTTAGCTATAGCTCAAGTTGATGGTACAGTTAGTTTATGGGATCGAACCGGTAAACAATTGTCTGGATTTAAACCATTTAATGTAGGAGGGCAGGTTTGGAGTTTCAGCTTTAGCCCTGATAGTCAGCAGCTTATTACTGTTAGTACTGATGAAGTAGTTAAATGGTGGAATTTGAACGGACAACAAGTAGGAAAGGACTTAAAGCAACCTGGAATCATTAACCAGGTGATGCTCGGCTCAAATGGGAGGTTGATGATATTCAGTGATAATAAATTGAGAGATTTAGAAAGTGGAACTCAGTTAGCTGAATTCCCTGACGAAGGAATAGGTTATGACACGTTTAGCCCCGATGGTAAGCTCATAGCAACTGGTACTGCTGGTGATACTATCAGCATATGGAACGTCGATTCCAAAAAGAAAATAGTTGAGATCAAAGATTTTCCCTTCTTCAACTCAAATATTCCTGTCAGCATAAGTTTTAGTCCAGATAGCAAATTTCTCGCTGCTGCTGGATATCAAGACGATACTGTTTATTTATGGGATTTAAAGGGTAATCAGTTAGCTAAATTCAACGCTAACCAAAATGGAATTAAAGATATCAGTTTTAGTCCTGATGGAAAGCAGTTGGCTACTATCGGTATTGATGCTACTCTCAGAATCTGGCAAAACCTAGAAGGAAAACAGTTAGCAGAACTTAGCCTAGATGATGTTAGCGAGATCAGCGTTAGTTCAGATGGTCAGCTACTAGCAGTTAGCGATAGTCAAAGAATTATTCTATGGAACTTGAGAAAGCGACAACAAGTATCACAATTTCCACAACAGTTTACTGATATATCAGAACTTCATTTTAGTGCTGATAACCATTTACTAGCTGTTAGTGAATACAAGGGCACTATTCATTTGCTGGATTTAGAGAATCAGCAACAGTTAGATACATTTAAAGGAAATGACATCGGATACAGTCAGGGTACGTTCACTCAACAAAACTACGGTCTTTTTTTCCAAGGACTCAGTTTAAGTAAAGATGGTAATTTGCTAGCTATTGGTGGCGATAACACTATTACTGTTCGCAGTCGTAATGGAGAGCAATTAGTGACATTTCCTGAAGGTCCTGCCCCGGAAGAAGGGAACATAGTTCCCAATTGGGTGCAAGCTACTGCTTTTGACCCCAGTGGTAATCTACTTGCTAGTTCTACTGTGGGTGGAACGGTTCGCCTATGGAATTGGAAACAACGTAAAGAAATTTTGCCAAATCCAATTGAGGCTAATACAACTCAGACTTTCAGTGTGGTTTTCAGTCCTAAAGGAAATCTAATCGCGACTGCTGGTTTAGATGGCTCAACTAATGGAGTCCGTTTGTGGAATCTCTCAGGCGAGAAATTAGCAGAGTTTAAAGGTCATCTAGGAAAAGTCAATCAAGTTATTTTCAGCCCAGATGGAAGTCTTCTTGCTACTGCTGGTAACGATGGTACTGCTCGTATATGGGATTTATCCGGTCAGCAGCTAGCAGAATTTAAGGGGTTTGATTGGGTTGAAAGCATGGCGTTTAGCCCAGATAGCAAACAATTGGTAACTGTGGGATTTACTTATGGAACCAATGATTCTCCAGGATTGTGGCGGGCAGCACTGTGGCAAATTGAAGACCTGGATGAATTATTGGTGCGAGGGTGCGAATGGGTAGGCGACTATCTGAAGAATCACCCCAACGTTGATGAAAGCGATCGCCATCTGTGTGACGATGTACCATCAACCGCCGCAAATCCCGACAAGTAA